acatacatgtgtgacatagacatatactatacatacatgtgtgacatagacatatactatacatacatgtgtgacatagacatatactatacatacatgtgtgacatagacatatacaagttttcatccaatcttgatgaaacttagtcgGAATTTCTAAACTATATATATGGGCCGAGTTTGAATCTCGGTCACATGCCTCCAATCGcaaggtcatcaggtcaaataaAAAACCTCCACCTTTTACCATCTAGAGGGCACAATTATGACTCAATCCATGAaacttgtttaaatgtttatctggacaatttCTTGGCTAGGTACAAATGTGGgccatttttgtataaaaacttgagcaccaggtcaaattttagaaaaacttTGTTACCTTTCAAGAGGCCACTTTGaagactcaatcttgatgaaacacgATCAAAATGTTTATGTGGACAATATCTAGCCCGAGTTTGAATCTGGATCAAGTGTGTCCAAAATCTATTTCACAAGGTAAAATCTTAGAACGACCATGTTCCCACTCTTTGTAAGAATGTATTTCGACAATATCAAGGCTGAGTTTGAATTTGTGCTACATTTATGCCTCagtcttgattaaacttggtcagaatgtttattttgacaatatgaaggccatATAAGAATCTCGGTCAAGTGGGGTAAACTATAAGATCATCAGGTCATGTCTTTGACAATTCATGTCCCTGTACTCAGGTTAGTGTTTAAGCCTCTTATATCTTATTAATATAACCTCTcttctcatttttttttaagttaaggtTAATATCTGAGTCAAATAACGTTTTCAAGAACACCACTTAGCATCACAAACTATTTTGCAGGCCATTTCTCCCAAGTTGTGTGGAAAGGCAGCAAGGAGGTGGGTGTGGGGAAGGCCCAGGACAAGAGTGGCAAGTACATCGTGGTGGCCAGCTACCGTCCAGCCGGCAACATGATGGGCGACTATGCAGAGAACGTGCTGCCACCCCGGGACGGCAAGATCAGGCTCCCAGTACAGAAAGGTCAAACACAACTGTCATATAGAGGAACTGTTTCATTACCTGCAACTGAGCactgtataaaaaaaaattgaacacaAAAGCATTCGTAAGCAGAGATGGTATGATTATGTTACTTCAGTCAATGGCACTATTGTATTTAAATTTGAGTTGCTAATTCACTTTTATTACTGATTGTGTGTTGTCTATGTCTATGTACACTGCGTTTCTAACTTGCTGTTTCAGACAAGGAAGTGAAGCCATTCAGTGGCAGGTTCGAGGAGGGACGCAGGGGGGGAGGGGAGCAGGGGGCCACCGGGGGCACCGAGAAGAAGACTGTGAAAACAACCACCAGGACAGAGGGTActtgattttatttcaaactttttaCTGATAACAGAGTATTCATTGATATCACAATTTTGtaaagaacaaataatgttggagACCTGTCGGTTCGAATTAATTGTGCTTAAGTTAAGTTTCAAAAACAACGGAAATGGACAACTTACACAAGCagaaactttttaaataaaaaattgcacTGGTGCTGCACGgacatttacaaatattagtagtaaagctattattattattgaagatAAGTCATTATTGTTAGATTTCAATGACCTTATGTTGTTAACATTTGCTTAATCTTATGATCTGCAAATTGTATAGAAATACTGGGTCATTTTGTACAGTCTACCTTAATAAACTTACATAAAGTTGCAAATGCTTAGATATGCTGATGggcaaaaaatatatttgtacactTATAAACTGTTCAACAAAATTATTCGCTTCATGCGAATGTTTAAAGCAAAAATGCTTTCAATTGAAACCGAATATAATACTGCGTTAAATTTGATCATCAGATGCTTTTGCAATTTAGAAACAAAGGGAgacaataatttaacaaaaacagtaaaataaattACTCTCCCTTGCAATATTGATATTTCAAcatcaataattttaaaatacaggTAAATAGCTTGATTATTTTCTGCTATTCACTTTAAACTGACGATTGTAAAATTTGTCATGCAATTATAGTTAACAATGAAAAGGAAGTGACCTGTTACCTGCACCTCATTTTATGTGTACAGGTGGGGTAACAAAGACCATTGTTGAGGAGACGGTCATCAAGCCAGATGGTTCAAAGGTCACCACCACAAGGGAGACAACAACAACAGCAGGATCAACATCTTTTAAAGTACTCTCATATTCCTATGTCAGGGCATTAATAAATTAATGTGATTGAGTATCAGGAACTATAATCGCAGATACTCTTAACACAAAGGGCTCAACTTTAAAGAGGCATTTCCATtcaactcaaaataaaaatacttacttgttgtttttatgccccggaaggagggcatatagtgatcgcactgtccgtctgtctgtctttccgtcacactttgcgttaggtttcgaaacatgctcataacttctatgtttcttcagatgtaacattcatatttggtatgcatgtgtatatagacaaggcctttccatacgcacacaaattttgacccctttgaccttgaccttgacattagggtctgcgtttaggtttcgaaaaatgctcataacttctatcaaagcgtttatcgggggcatatgtcatcctatggaaacagctcttgtttgctgttaaaatgatatttctgttatgtaaaacattttattttatactttccggtggtttatagagaaatatcagtgaattaaaactgataatttcactgtttcaaacaatgaaaactatcagtgaaaattatcgataattttcactgtttatgttaaatgacgtcattttttggacgaaatgacgtcattttcccaacgtaattctttagttaaactctttaacaatgtatataaactgtgaaataaagcataaaataaaaagaaaatttgttgggttcggtggattatcgattttaattcactcgtgatcatataaaatgtatattttcactcgtggctgcgccactcgtgaaaatattattttctatgatgactcgtgaattaaaatcgataatccaccgaatccaacaaatatcctctatgttattCAACAATGAACATTTGCATCTGCCTATAAAATCATGTAAGAATTGAGATATGTTTGTTAAAATTAGTAATCACATACTGCCAGTTAATCAAGAACTTACTTGGAACTGCAAAGCCATTGGTGGGTTGAAGATCAATATCACTGTAACTGTAGATAAATGTGTTTTGTCTTCAGTAACTGGAGAAGGAAGGGAGTCATTTACATTTAGATTCCATGTAAGTTTTCAGAAATTTCTGCCAATTGAAATGTATATGGGGTAGGTCACTGATGTTAAAATTAGGCCAATGGTGTGTGTTCAAAAACAATCTTCATTACTAGACATGTATAGATGTTCATAGTGTCTTCACTCAGAAGCTGTTGAACTGGAAACAATCAGCATGTAGTCGCACTATAACAATAAGGGAGTATGAAGTTAATTTGAGAAAACAAACGTGACATGTAAATATTTGGGATTATGTACAGTATcacatgaaaacaatatttaaaaaaataaattcattttttcGGTGAACGTGGAATGTGTTGATAGATCTTACATGTTTATTCCAAAAAGAAAGGCCTATGGTCAATATTTTGTCCACTCATCTTTCAGTCgttcattctgtcattctgtcccaccTCTTTTGCAGAGGAATAAAGGAATTCAAATGAAACTTCtaatacagtggaaaccctctaaaccggattcTCTCTATACCGGAATATTCTCTAAACTGGAAAAATTGTGCGGTCTCATTTTtcccctataaaaccatgcgtataATATCTCCTCAAAACCGGAATCCCCttaattccgaataccggtcattctttgaataaaaattgggtcattccatacgtaattgtacctctctaaaccgctcagggccAGTTTATTGCACCTTAGACCTAtcgtcaaaaagttgtgaatagcgtattaaagacgcgtgaaattaataaaggtggtcaaaaaaattgcaaactgtaaaaatctcaaaacaatttaaagatacttgtcctgtgatgtacatatcgatcaatagaggtgATAATACTGATCATAATTACTACACTAAAGATActgtcagagaaatatggggtagGAAAATAGACGATCAGGGATATCGTGCGAAAAAAGTAAATTCACctaaaaaatgcatacatgtataaaatagtttgtttttcagggtgcactgtttgatttatgttgtgGCTGAAATTgctgatatatataaataaaatattaaaatttgctgAAAGTGTGTTTTCCACATTCGGCTATGTAATTGACTCtctgaaagtaaaatagtcaatgtcccctctaaaccggaatcctctctaaaccggaatttcctcacGGTCCCGGGGTTTTctggtttagaggggttccactgtactTAAAGAGCTAGCTGCTTTTGTCAGGATTCACAGAGCTTTAAGTCATTTTTCTTGTGCAGGGAAAACTCTTTCAATATTGaatttatttgaatgaaattgTGTACATTCATAAATGGCATTTATAGGAAGTGCGGAGTAAAAGAAATTCAACTCTCTTCAGTATTTTAGGAGTATTTTAGGAGTAATTGCCCTTTACTGACTTTTGCATGCATTTTAATGTATTAGTCTGTGTGATATAATATGCACGTTGATGGACTGGCCTTTATGACCTATACATGATGATGGACTGGCCTTTATGACCTATGCATGATGATGGACTGGCCTTTATGACCTATGCATGTTAATGGACTGGCCTTCATGACCTATGCATGATGATGGACTGGCCTTTATGACCTATGCATGTTGATGGACTGGCCTTTATGACCTATGCATGATGATGGACTGGCCTTTATGACCTCTGCATGTTAATGGACTTGTCTATATGACCTATGCATGATGATGGCATGTCCTTTATTACCTATGCATGTTAATGGACTTGTCCATATGACCTATGCATATTGATGGACTGgcctcactgacttatgcatttTGATAGACTTGCCTATATGACATGTGCATGTTGATTGACTGGCCTTTACGTCCTTTGCATGTTGATGGACTGGCCCCTATCATCTATGCATGTTGATAGACTGGCCAGATCACCTATGCATGTTGATGGACTGGCCTATATAACCTATACATGTTGATGGACTGGCCTATATCACCTATGCATATTGATGGACTGGCCTGTATGACCTATGCATGTTGATGAACTGGCCTTTTATGACCTTTGCATTATGATGGACTTGCCTTTATGACCTATGCATGTTGATGGACAGGTCTAAATGACCTATGCATGTTGATGGACTGGCCTGTATCACCCATGCATGATGATGGACTGGCCTTTATGACCTATGCAAGTTGAAGGACTGGCCTAAATCACCTATGCATGATGATGGACATGCCTTTATGACCTATGCATGTTGATGGACTTGCCTTTATGACATATTCATTTTAATGGACTGGCCTTTATGATTAATGCATGTTGATGGACTGGCCTTGATGGTCTATGCATGATGATGGACTGGCGTTTATGACCTATGCATCTATACATGATGATGGTCTGGTCATTACCTATGCATATTGATGGACTGGCCTTTATGACCTATACATATTGATGGACTGGCCTTTATGACAAATACATGTTGATGGACTGGCCTATATCCCCAATGCATGTTGTTGGACTTGCCTATATTGTATGTTTCCACTGCATGTCTATCTCTCGCAGCATGTACTCATGTGTATCTGCCTCTGTACTTTGTCTGCAGGGTGACACCGGTGTGGCCACCCTCAGTCTGCATGATGACAAGGTAAACTGGACATGTATACTGGCTGCATGTTGCCATGGATACCCACAACATCAACACAGTCTCTTCTCTTTTCACACATTTAATAACCTGACACAGTCCTTTATGCAGAAATGTATCACAAATCTGCAGTGATTATTAtagtattaaatttatattttagtaTTACCAAATGTAAATCAAgaactaaatacaaaaaataatcttTATGCTATAgtctattacataattattttttgaaacatGATGCATTCCAATAATTCTGACTTTTGATAAACAATTgctccaggaaagaaagcatgcTAAATTGCATGGAAGAATATCATTGCGATggttgtatttgttataaatagttCGGTAATCACTTAATAGTGTTTCTGTATTCAAATTGATGTTTGTTTATATGAACCAATATAGAAAACAAttctacaaaacaaacacaaaaatgtatAAGAGTGGAAGAGGTTTATGACCAAATTTTGTTTTTGTCGCAAGATGTGAACAAAAGAAAtcaaaaaataattaatcataAGAGAGAAATATTTGCTAAAAGAAGTAATACCAATAACAGACatcaatgaaacactgacacagcatataatttgaaatatacaaaatatgttgTCTAGCCACGCCTTAGATAGACAAACATCTTGGTATGTTGCGCATCCCTTCACACACAGTATACATACCTTGGCTCTTATGATTAATAACAAGTATTACCTGTTCAGTAGAGCAGATCGGTTTTTAAACGTTGTATACCATTCTTTTGCACTTATGTGGGAATAATGTAACTTGATGTGAACGACCTTTTTATTGTAAAGTAAAATCAAATGTGACTTTTTAAAATTGAGCCTTGTCCTGGGAAAaaaggtcttaatgcatgtgtgtaaggtgaagtttcagattagcctgtacagtccacacaggctaataaaggaagATACTTACagcctaaactgtattttcgcAAAGAAGATACTAACTCTAAGCAAAAAAgtgcaataaaagcggaaagtattgtccctgataagcctgtgcagacaaacATTcagtaagacccattttcacagaacgagaCTAAAATAAAAGATGGAGGTAAAATTTTACATGACAAGATTTAAAGAGCACATCTAGACTCCCCCACTGTATTATAGAGTACAAAGGATGGCAAGAGTAAGCAGGGCCACTCCAGCTCCTCGGATGAAGACACCAAGAAGAAACCCCAGAAGATGAGTGACTTCATTGATGAGGCTGTCAAAGTGCACAATGACCTCAGGTCCATACCTTATACGTCTTTGATTGTCGAACGTGCTCATGTGTCTAACGTGAATAATCAGCCAGTTCTTACAATAGATCTTTATTAATGGAATGTGTTTCTACTCCATTGTTGAACTGatctttgatatatatttaagtacCACACCTAGGCATGATGTGCTCAAGTTAAGCATAGTTACCACTCTAGATTCCGCATTTTTTATCCTATCttgatgaaagttggtcaaaaggtttatctagacaatatctttgCCAGCTTTGAATCTGATTAAAGtgagtaaaaaactaggtcaccaagtTAGATCTTAGAAAAACCATGTCATTGTCTACATCTAGCGCCTTActtctctagaggccacattttttatcttgatgaaatttggtcagaatgtttatcttgacaatatctatgcGATATTCAAATCTGGTTTAAGTTGGATCAACAACTTTTTCATAAAgtaaaatcttataaaaaaacaacctgtTACCATTTTAgtagccacatttatgactcattcTTGATAAATAAGGATCCAAAGAttgatcttgacaatatctatgccatgttaaaatctaggtcaaaaTTGGCAGGAAACATGGTCACCAAGTCCACTTCTAGAAAAAAAAGTTtccactctagatgccacatttatgactcgtttttcataaaacttggtcagaatgtttattttgactatAACTATGGCAAGTTTGAATTTGGGCAATGTGGGATAAAAAATTTAGTCACCAGATAAGCTTTATCTTCAAAACATTTTGGTCTGTAGCTGCATTTGATATGTAACAAAAGGACTGTTTGTCAAGTGAACAATAAAGCGACATCATGGCCCTCTAGTTACATTGTACATTGTATAATGTTTCCTCAAGGCACAAgcataattgtattgtatttacaataattatgtaGGGCCAAGCACGGAACAGGAAAACTGAAACATGCCAAAGATTTGTCAGCATTTGCTCAAAAGTGGGCGGAGCACCTTGCGTCCAAAGATCTGTTTGAACACAGCGACTGCATGCTGGATGGAGAAAGGCTTGGTGAGAATGTCTGCTGCAAATGGTCCTCGGCAGGGGCGGACTACACAGGTGAGCGTTCCTCTTAGTAATGGTGCACATCGTCATTTTGTGTGAAATATGCTACATTGTTTCAGtatttaaagttttgggacagattACTAATAGTATGAAGTAAGGCACATCAGTTCTAACTCAGTTACTCGTTCTGTGTGTTTAGGTCGTGAGGCATGTGAGCAGTGGTACAGTGAGATCAGCAAGCATGACTTCAGCTCCGAACCCCGATCACTGGGCTCGGGTAAGTAACCAACATCCACCAGAGGACGATATGAAGAAATACTTCCCATGCTTGTAATGATCCTTTTTTATTATAATCAGGTGGGTAGTTGTAGTTGATTATGTGTGGAGTTATAGTTAATTATGTGTGTAGTTGCAGTTGATTAGGTGTGTAGTTGCAGTTGATTATGTGTGTAGTTGATTAGGTGTGAAGCTGTAGTTGATTAGGTATGTAGTTGATAATCTGTGTAGTTGCAGTTAATAAGGTGTGTAGTTTCAGATGATTATGTGTGTAGTTTTAGTTGATTAGGTGTGTAGTTGTAGTTGATTATGTTTGTAGTTGCAGTTGATTATGTGTGTAGTTGCAGTTGATTATGTGTGTAGTTGTAGTTTATTAGGTGTATAGTTGTAGTTGATTAGGTGTGTAGTTTCAgttgattgtgtgtgtgtgtagttgTAGTTGATTAGGTGTGTAGTTGTAGTTAATAAGGTATGGAGTTGATTAGGTATGTAGTTGTAGTTGATTATGTGTGTAGTTGCAGTTGATTGTGTGTGTAGTTGTAGTTGATAAGGTTGTAGTTGATTAGGTATGTAGTTGATAATGTGTAGTTGTAGTTGATTAGGTATGTAGTTGTAGTTGATTATGTGTAGTTGTAGTTGATTAGGTGTGTAGTTGCAGTTGATTGTGTTTGTAGTTGTAGTTGATAAGGTTGTAGTTGATTAGGTATGTAGTTGTAGTTCATTAGGTGTGTAGTTGTAGTTGATTAGGTGTGTAGTTGTAGTTGATAATATGTGTAGATGTAGTTGATTAGGTATGTAGTTGCAGTTAATTAGGTGTGTAGTTGTAGTTGATAATGTGTGTAGTTGCAGTTAATTAGGTATGTAGTTGTAGTtgattatgtgtttatttgtatggGATTAGGTGTGTAATTGTAGTTGATAAGTTGTATGTAGTTGTGGTTGATTAGGTATGTAGTTGTAGTTGATCAGGTATATAGTTGTAGTTGATTAGGTGTGTAGTTGTAGTTAGGTCTTAACCTGAATGCTCTaggtattttttaattgatttttcacAGAAAAGGCAAGCTATTCTCATGGTCCAATGTCGGCATCCAAGCTAGTTTAAAAATATCTTCTAGTTTCTTAGGAATAACTGACAGGACGTAATTCAATCCTCAAGTATTTAAAATGAGTTGATCAGCCAAGTTTGGTAATTCAAGTATGAAATTTGAGGAAGAATAAGGGATGCGCTACAAATTTCCAAATATACTTTACAGTGTATGCAAGGTAACGTTTTTAGTTTAATTATTTTCTCAGGAATTGCTTGAGGTAAAATAAAAAGGTATCCTTTATTCCCTTTATCAATGGATTTCCAAATTAACAGGTCTTTGCTGTGCAAAAAGTAAAGAGTACAGAAGGACCAAAATTGTCCGTTACTTAATAAACAAGATTTCTTTAGATCCAATTAACATTAGAATGTGAATGCTGCCGTTTGTGACGCTGCTTTGCCCACAAGATCCGAAATATCGAAATCCAT
This is a stretch of genomic DNA from Dreissena polymorpha isolate Duluth1 chromosome 7, UMN_Dpol_1.0, whole genome shotgun sequence. It encodes these proteins:
- the LOC127838324 gene encoding uncharacterized protein LOC127838324 isoform X2, translated to MTISDGTVAAKGAIREAGSCGMCVALAAMLETPPWLLSGAMNSARAHETWCHRRAVYQMYNGSKMPDKKFIDEMVKAHNEYRATHQAPPLKHAQDLTDYAQKWADHLVATNSFNHSPCDLKGQRLGENIAMKYDSSMTEYTGQDCTDQWYSEVAKHTFGGSNGSSGTGHFSQVVWKGSKEVGVGKAQDKSGKYIVVASYRPAGNMMGDYAENVLPPRDGKIRLPVQKDKEVKPFSGRFEEGRRGGGEQGATGGTEKKTVKTTTRTEGGVTKTIVEETVIKPDGSKVTTTRETTTTAGSTSFKSTKDGKSKQGHSSSSDEDTKKKPQKMSDFIDEAVKVHNDLRAKHGTGKLKHAKDLSAFAQKWAEHLASKDLFEHSDCMLDGERLGENVCCKWSSAGADYTGREACEQWYSEISKHDFSSEPRSLGSGHFTQMVWNGSKEMGIGKAKTSKGKCIVVANYRPAGNIVGHFVENVPPLKK
- the LOC127838324 gene encoding uncharacterized protein LOC127838324 isoform X1 — its product is MTISDGTVAAKGAIREAGSCGMCVALAAMLETPPWLLSGAMNSARAHETWCHRRAVYQMYNGSKMPDKKFIDEMVKAHNEYRATHQAPPLKHAQDLTDYAQKWADHLVATNSFNHSPCDLKGQRLGENIAMKYDSSMTEYTGQDCTDQWYSEVAKHTFGGSNGSSGTGHFSQVVWKGSKEVGVGKAQDKSGKYIVVASYRPAGNMMGDYAENVLPPRDGKIRLPVQKDKEVKPFSGRFEEGRRGGGEQGATGGTEKKTVKTTTRTEGGVTKTIVEETVIKPDGSKVTTTRETTTTAGSTSFKGDTGVATLSLHDDKSTKDGKSKQGHSSSSDEDTKKKPQKMSDFIDEAVKVHNDLRAKHGTGKLKHAKDLSAFAQKWAEHLASKDLFEHSDCMLDGERLGENVCCKWSSAGADYTGREACEQWYSEISKHDFSSEPRSLGSGHFTQMVWNGSKEMGIGKAKTSKGKCIVVANYRPAGNIVGHFVENVPPLKK
- the LOC127838324 gene encoding uncharacterized protein LOC127838324 isoform X4, with the protein product MPDKKFIDEMVKAHNEYRATHQAPPLKHAQDLTDYAQKWADHLVATNSFNHSPCDLKGQRLGENIAMKYDSSMTEYTGQDCTDQWYSEVAKHTFGGSNGSSGTGHFSQVVWKGSKEVGVGKAQDKSGKYIVVASYRPAGNMMGDYAENVLPPRDGKIRLPVQKDKEVKPFSGRFEEGRRGGGEQGATGGTEKKTVKTTTRTEGGVTKTIVEETVIKPDGSKVTTTRETTTTAGSTSFKGDTGVATLSLHDDKSTKDGKSKQGHSSSSDEDTKKKPQKMSDFIDEAVKVHNDLRAKHGTGKLKHAKDLSAFAQKWAEHLASKDLFEHSDCMLDGERLGENVCCKWSSAGADYTGREACEQWYSEISKHDFSSEPRSLGSGHFTQMVWNGSKEMGIGKAKTSKGKCIVVANYRPAGNIVGHFVENVPPLKK
- the LOC127838324 gene encoding uncharacterized protein LOC127838324 isoform X3; amino-acid sequence: MGSKMPDKKFIDEMVKAHNEYRATHQAPPLKHAQDLTDYAQKWADHLVATNSFNHSPCDLKGQRLGENIAMKYDSSMTEYTGQDCTDQWYSEVAKHTFGGSNGSSGTGHFSQVVWKGSKEVGVGKAQDKSGKYIVVASYRPAGNMMGDYAENVLPPRDGKIRLPVQKDKEVKPFSGRFEEGRRGGGEQGATGGTEKKTVKTTTRTEGGVTKTIVEETVIKPDGSKVTTTRETTTTAGSTSFKGDTGVATLSLHDDKSTKDGKSKQGHSSSSDEDTKKKPQKMSDFIDEAVKVHNDLRAKHGTGKLKHAKDLSAFAQKWAEHLASKDLFEHSDCMLDGERLGENVCCKWSSAGADYTGREACEQWYSEISKHDFSSEPRSLGSGHFTQMVWNGSKEMGIGKAKTSKGKCIVVANYRPAGNIVGHFVENVPPLKK